The genomic stretch TATTTGTGCTTTCCCCATGTATCTCGCTTGCTCACCTGAGGGCCACGTAtgcatttaaataatataatacacTCTTCTCTGTACAcgtttccttgtcttttccccAACTGACCTGGCATCCcaggggggcaggggctgggtgtCTGATGGGCACTGGCCTGAGTCCCGGCCTACCTAGCCTGAGATCATAGGaaacccccccacacacacacacacagtagtgGGGCCAGCAGGACAGCAAGAATCAGCCAGCCTGGGTCCACGAAGCACTGGGTGTGGGAACTCAGAAATTCTGCCCTGAGTCACATGACTCTCCTCACTTGAGGCAGGACAACTTTGTGCCCAAGATACACAACCCAGAAATCATCAATCCAGAGTGTAATAATTTGGTCACATAAAATTGTGTAACTTCTTGACAGCCGAAACCAGCCGGCCTAGTCTTTTGAGACAAGAGACGGGAATCCCacagtggtacagtggttaagactccatgcttccactgcagggggcgggCTCGATTCAATTCTTGGTCTCagaactaagatctggcatgccATGCTGCGCAGCCAAAAAAGAGAGATCCTTTCTTCCGTGGCCCCTAAGGTGCTCTGTCCTTCTGAAAAGCCAAGGCTGTTTTGGGGTGAGGCCCTCACTTCATCTGGCGACTGGCACCAAGCCAGCAGCCCCACCGAGCACTCGCCCACACCGTGGCCTCTGTCTCAGAGCTTCCTTGCACCTACTCGGCCCTCATTCTGCCCAGTGAGGTGATGGTCACAGAGGATAAGATCAGTGCCCTCGTTAAAGCAGCCAGTGTAAATGTTGACCCTTTCTGGCCAGGCTTGTTTGTAAAGGCTTTGGCCAGTGTCAGCATCGGCAGCTTCATCTGCCATGTGGGGGCTGGTGGACCTGTCCCGACAAGTGGTGCTGCACCACCATAAGGTCCTGCCCCCTCCACCACTGCAGCCCCAGCTGAGGAGAAGAAAGtagaacaaagtaaaaagaatctGAAGACTCTGATGATGACATGAGCTTTGCTCTTTGGGACTAAACCTCTGtaataacttccctggtggctcagatggtaaagtgtctgcctacaatgtgggagacccgggttcgatccctgggtcgggaagatcccctggagaaggaaatggcaaccctctccagtactcttgcctggaaaatcccatggatggaggatcctggtaggctacagtccatggagtcgcaaaaaatcgtacacgactgagcaacttcactcactttagtaataacacattcaataaaaagCTGAGCTCTTTAGAGAGAGACTGACAGAAAATCTCTGCAACACGTGGAACAGAGAGGGCTAACAGCCCTGCTATATGCCAATCAGGGTCTTTTGGGAAGGCAACTGCTTAGTATCAATAAACATGGTAGATGGCCATAGGTTTtgacctggttcagttcagttcagttcagtcgctcagtcgtgtccgactcttcgcgaccccatgaatcgcagcacgccaggcctccctgtccatcaccaactcccggagttcactcagactcacgtccatcgagtcagtgatgccatccagccatctcatcctctgtcgtccccttctcctcctgcccccatccctcccagcatcagagtcttttccaatgagtcaactcttcacatgaggtggccaaagtactggagtttcagcttcagcatcattccctccaaagaaatcccagggctgatctcctttagaatggactggttggatctccttgcagtccaagggactctcaagagtcttctccaacatcacagttcaaaagcatcaactcttcggcactcagccttcttcacagtccaactctcacatccatacatgaccacaggaaaaagcatagccttgactagacggacctttgtcggcaaagtaatgtctctgctgttgaatatgctatctaggttggtcataaatttccttccaaggagtaagcgtcttttaatttcatggctgcagtcaccatctgcagtgattttggagccccccaaaataaagtctgacactgtttccactgtttccccatctatttcccatgaagtgatgggaccggatgccatgatcttcgttttctgaatgttgagctttaagccaactttttcactctccactttcactttcatcaagagtctttttaggtcctcttcactttctgccataagggtggtgtcatctgcatatctgaggttattgatatttctcccggaaatcttgattccagcttgtgtttcttccagtccagcatttctcatgatgtactctgcatataagttaaataagcagggtgacagtatccagccttgacatactccttttcctatttggaaccagtctgttgttccatgtccagttctaactgttgcttcctgacctgcatacaggtttctcaagaggcaggtcaggtggtctggtattcccatctctttcagaattttccacagttgattgtgatccacacagtgaaaggctttggcatagtcaataaagcagaaatagatgtttttctggaactctcttgcttttttgatgattcagcggatgttggtaatttgatctctggttcctctgccttttctaaaaccagcttgaacatcaggaagttcacggttcacatattgctgaagcctggcttggagaattttgagcattactttactagtgtgtgagatgagtgcaattgtgcagtagtttgagcattctttggcattgcctttctttgggattggaatgaaaactgaccttttccattcctgtggccactgctgagttttccaaatttgcttacatattgagtgcagcactttcacagcatcatctttcaggatttgaaatagctcaactggaattccatcacctccactagctttgttcatactgatgctttctaaggcccacttgacttcacattccaggatgtctggctctaggtgagtgatcacaccatcgtgattatctgggttgtgaagatcttttttgtatagttctgtgtattcttgccacctcttcttaatatcttctgcttctgttaggtccatactatttctgtcctttatcgagccaatctttgcatgaaatgttcccttggtatctctaattttcttgaagagatctctagtctttcccattctgttgttttcctctatttctttgcactgatcactgaaaaaggctttcttgtctcttcttgctattctttggaactctgcattcagatgcttatatcttcccttttctcctttgcttttcgcttctcttcttttcacagctatttgtaaggcctccccagacagggatcaagaccatctccatgaaaaagaaattcaaaaaagcaaaatggctttgaCCTGGTAGTTACACTTAAAGGTAATATCCAGAGGGAGATTTACAAATCTTCAGAGGTgctaacaaacaaacaagaacagaAAAAGTAATAATACATCTGTTGGGGATTTGTTATGTAAACTATAGTACATGTGTTCTGTTCAATACCTTGTGGCCAGAGATGACATGAGCTAGACTTGTGTACTGAGAAGGAAGACTTTGGCAGATATATTATTGCTAGTTAAAATCACATTGAATATACagggtgtgtgtatttttaacctGAGTGAGGAACTATGTAAGTGATCCCATAGAAGAATATAATTAGAGGTGAGAAACAGAATTGTTAACAGTCTTGCCTAAAACAATGTTTTGTAAAAATCTTCAAttatgtgctttaaaaatatccAGGGTGGTAAGGTAAAATGGTCCAGCCACAGTGGAATGCAAATTGGCAGTTTCTTCTAAGGCTAATCGTCCACTTCCTTAGGACACAGCACTTGCACTGCTGGGCATTCAtgccaaagaaatggaaaattctgaCCACAGGAAAGCCTGGATACAAATGTTCAAAGCAGATTTTTTCTAGAAACCTAAAAGTGGAAACAGGCAACAGTGGGTGAAGGCTTGAACAACTGTGGCTGATCCACACCAAGGAAGGCTAGCAATACAAATTGAGAACTGACTGCTGAAACCAACTATTGATTGAGATGGATGGATCTAAAGGGCAGTGTGTGATGGAACAAAGGCCCATCCCGGGTTTCAAAGTGCATGGTTTCATTAACGTACtgacgtctgtgtgtgtgtgtgtgtgtgtgtgtgtgtgtgtgtgtgtgtgtgtgtgtgtgcgcgtgcgtgcgtgcgcacacacgCGCGAGCACATGGTGAGGCATGCTGCAtcccagctccccaaccagaaattgaacccaggccaccggCAGTGGGAGTgtggtgtcctaaccactggcgcgcacgcacacacacaccgaGAACCCTGAGCAGCCTTCCGATGGTACCAATGCCATCTCCTGGTATGACGGTCCACTGGCTACGCAACAAGCTGATGCTGGGGCAACAACGGGAGGGGCATTTCCCTGTAACTTCCCGTGAACTTAATTCCTTCAGAATACAAGCCCACACCAAAGGCACACCGCAGGGCTTGGCGTATACACATCAGATCACTCTGTGCGTGACTCTGCACGGACAGTCTGGATCTCCCCGCGGGAAAGTCCAGGGGCCCACAGCACGCCCGACTACGGACTGAGGAAAAAGAGACCGCTGGCCGGAAGGCGGAGCTCACGCGATCGGCCTGCTCTGATTGGGCCATAGAGCTGCCAGTCACAAAGAGAGACAGGCTTGCTTGGGGCTGGAGGGCGGGTCTTCTCAGGAGTCGAGCATGGTCATTGGTGAAGCCAGCCGGAAGAGGTGGGCAGGAAGGCGGTACTCCACGGCTTCCGGTGGGCGGCCTGAGGAGGGGAGTGAGAGGCGACGGCCGCGGGGACGCTCAGGGCGGGGCTCGAAGCACGGAAACGGCCCTCCGCTTCGTGTCCCCCCCCCCCTCCATCTCGCTGCACAGCAGCCTGCCTTCTGGGTCCTGGGCGGGGCCAAAGCCCCGCAGTTCGCTGGGTTGCGCGTCTTTTCCTGGGGAGAGGGCGAAGAGACGcctccccagagcccagggccCTGGACACCTTGGGGATTCCGTCGGGGCCCCAACACCCGCTCCCGACAGGACTCCCCCTGCTGTACTGAGGGCGGATGGCCCAGGACAGTGTATTAGGGGCGCCCAGGGACCGTGGGAGCGGGGAGGGTCGGCGGCAACCCCGCCAATATGCCAAAGGGCAGGGTCAGGGGGTCTTCGCTTGGCCCCGCCCTCCAGTCCTGGCGTCTGAGGGCGGCCTTGCCCCGCGCTCCTGATGCCTTCCACCCTCCCAGGGTCTCGAATCTGGCCGCCTCCAGCCGCCCCCACCCATTGCCCGGCCCACCGTGTTCCACAGCCCATGAGTGTGACTGGGATGATTCTCTGTGAAGCCCGGATCCTGCCCCCTTCCCCCCGCCCCACACGGAGTAACAAGGGAGAGGTGGGCAGAGCTGAGCCCAGTGCCCAGAAACGTGGAGTCGGCCAGGGGTGCCATGCttctggaggtggggagggcccGAAGTAACCCAGTCTTCCCCCTGTCACTCGACAGGTGTGGCCCGCTGGGAGGGAATCTTGCCCAAGCACTCCTGTTCTCCAGGACCGCCTATGGTTGCAGCCCTCAGTGCCTGCTGCCTGCCTCTTCCCTGGAGGTCAAGGTGAGTGAGCCCAGCAGGGAGAGAAAGCTCCTGGCTTCACTAGCAGTGGATGTGATCAGAAACCATccatcgttaaaaaaaaaaaaaaagaaggaaactatccATCCTGACGCTGGTTCTCATGCTGGAAGGGTCGTGAGAACACCTGGAGGGCTCACTCAAAGCCAGACCATAGGGCCCCGCCCTAGAATCTCTGATCTTGCTCATCTGAGGTGGGGGTTGAGCATTTGGACTCCAGCAAGCTCCCagtgctgctgccgctgctggtCCAGAAACCCCACAGTAAGCGCGCAGCTCTAGAGG from Bubalus bubalis isolate 160015118507 breed Murrah chromosome X, NDDB_SH_1, whole genome shotgun sequence encodes the following:
- the LOC123331726 gene encoding uncharacterized protein LOC123331726 isoform X5, which codes for MVIGEASRKRWAGRRYSTASGGRPEEGSERRRPRGRSGRGSKHGNGPPLRVPPPLHLAAQQPAFWVLGGAKAPQFAGLRVFSWGEGEETPPQSPGPWTPWGFRRGPNTRSRQDSPCCTEGGWPRTVCGPLGGNLAQALLFSRTAYGCSPQCLLPASSLEVKSCRWRI
- the LOC123331726 gene encoding uncharacterized protein LOC123331726 isoform X6, coding for MVIGEASRKRWAGRRYSTASGGRPEEGSERRRPRGRSGRGSKHGNGPPLRVPPPLHLAAQQPAFWVLGGAKAPQFAGLRVFSWGEGEETPPQSPGPWTPWGFRRGPNTRSRQDSPCCTEGGWPRTVCGPLGGNLAQALLFSRTAYGCSPQCLLPASSLEVKET
- the LOC123331726 gene encoding uncharacterized protein LOC123331726 isoform X4; its protein translation is MVIGEASRKRWAGRRYSTASGGRPEEGSERRRPRGRSGRGSKHGNGPPLRVPPPLHLAAQQPAFWVLGGAKAPQFAGLRVFSWGEGEETPPQSPGPWTPWGFRRGPNTRSRQDSPCCTEGGWPRTVCGPLGGNLAQALLFSRTAYGCSPQCLLPASSLEVKGWEKPRGWWLSRDLGLPIEQSSPFPA
- the LOC123331726 gene encoding uncharacterized protein LOC123331726 isoform X1, with the protein product MVIGEASRKRWAGRRYSTASGGRPEEGSERRRPRGRSGRGSKHGNGPPLRVPPPLHLAAQQPAFWVLGGAKAPQFAGLRVFSWGEGEETPPQSPGPWTPWGFRRGPNTRSRQDSPCCTEGGWPRTVCGPLGGNLAQALLFSRTAYGCSPQCLLPASSLEVKVWSAFSRWWEATAFPATRSSPRGSPSSWVMLPRPPQHPAPPPTSLASLCRGLSVFGSRMARHPVGATDEKQCQCPAAPCAQNQQLWNPSP
- the LOC123331726 gene encoding chromosome alignment-maintaining phosphoprotein 1 isoform X2 — encoded protein: MVIGEASRKRWAGRRYSTASGGRPEEGSERRRPRGRSGRGSKHGNGPPLRVPPPLHLAAQQPAFWVLGGAKAPQFAGLRVFSWGEGEETPPQSPGPWTPWGFRRGPNTRSRQDSPCCTEGGWPRTVVSNLAASSRPHPLPGPPCSTARVARWEGILPKHSCSPGPPMVAALSACCLPLPWRSRAGKSHEVGGSREIWGFPLSSRHPSLPEAEGGAIHSPGRIRCQET
- the LOC123331726 gene encoding uncharacterized protein LOC123331726 isoform X9; the protein is MAQDSGLESGRLQPPPPIARPTVFHSPCGPLGGNLAQALLFSRTAYGCSPQCLLPASSLEVKGWEKPRGWWLSRDLGLPIEQSSPFPA
- the LOC123331726 gene encoding uncharacterized protein LOC123331726 isoform X7 produces the protein MPSTLPGSRIWPPPAAPTHCPAHRVPQPMSVTGMILCEARILPPSPRPTRSNKGEVWPAGRESCPSTPVLQDRLWLQPSVPAACLFPGGQGVVSLLSLVGSHCLSCHTFLTKRISQLLGDAAQTSSTSSATTHFFGQSLPRLVCLWLQDGPPSSWSHR